CGACCAGACGCGTCAGAACCCCGATACCCACCCGGTCCGTCAACCGCGTACCGGAAACCGCCGAGCTACCCCGAACCCCACCCATGAAGAAGGAAGATAACCCGTTTCATCGCCGCCACAGACAACGGCGGCCATGCCGGTTGACCATCCACAACCAACGCGGGCGTGTCGCTGTGCACATGTGGAAAGAGAATCCCAAAACACTTATCTACGTGGCATTGACCCGCAGTCGACGGACATCTCGAATGCCGTGAATCTGCGGAGCGGCCCCGGAGCGAAATACACGTCCAAGGGAATCCTCTACAAGAGCACTCGTTTCGCCGAGTACTGCAACAAGGATTTCAAGTGGGGCTACGGGAAGGTCACCAGCGGCCCCAATAAGGGGAAGTGGGGCTGGGTCGCCTACAACTACCTCAACCCGGTGGAAAGCGATAACCCCCACCCCTGCTCTCTCGCATAGCAACACTCACTTATTTTCCAGCTGATCAAACCCAAGTCGAATTCATAGCTGAGCCAAGACAAAGCAGGAGCTGACATGAACGCCGCGCCTATCCCTCGTGAAAGGGGGCCTCCCGTGTATCCGGAATCGGATCAGGCGCGGCGCTCAGTCCTGAATGAGGCTGAGCGTCTGCGCCTTCTTTCTTCCACCGAACGCGACCTTATCCGGCTCGTCCACGAACCCGGATATTCTCGCTGGCTCGATCAGATCAAATCCATTGGCGGGTGCGCCCACCCGATTTACCTGGCCGGTCACACCACGACTCGTGATGCCCTCACGGGTGAGGTTCTGCGGCACTACGACACCAGCGCCGAACCCGGCGGACGTATGCCGGTCCGCTGCCGCAACCGGCGTGAGACGCGCTGTGAGCCGTGCTCCTACCTGCACGCGGGCGACACGTTCCACCTGGTCCGCTCCGGCCTGCTGGGCGGCAAGGGCATCACGGACGGCGTCCGGCATCACCCCCGGCTCTTCGTCACCCTGACTGCCCCCTCGTTCGGCCCCGTGCACCGTGCGAGCGGCCCTGACGGTGCTGTATGCCGCCCTCGACGGGACGGCGGAGTATGCGAACACGGCCGGTCCCTGGGCTGCGGCCAAAAGCACGCGGAGACAGATTCCACGGTGGGGCAGCCGATGTGCCGGGACTGCTACGACTACCCCGGACATGTCCTCTGGCACGCGAGCGCCGGCTCACTGTGGAACCGCTATTGCCACATGCTCCGGCGGCATTTGGCGACTGCCGCAGGAATCACACAAACTCGCCTCGGTGAACACCTGAAAATCTCCTTCGCGAAAGTCGCCGAATACCAGCGCCGCGGGGCCGTCCATTTCCACGCCGTTATCCGCCTCGACGGGCCCGACGGCCCTTCCTCGCCCCCGCCGCTGTGGGCCACAACCGAACTGCTGTCAGACGCCGTGCGGTCGGCTGCGGCATTGGTGGAGGTGCACACCCCGTATTCCCCCGCGACCGGTGAGCGGATCATCAAGTGGGGCAAGCAGATCGACGTACACCCGATCCGCAGCGACGCATTCACGGAAGACTCGGCGGTGACCGATAGTGCCGTTGCGGCCTACGTCGCGAAATACGTCTCAAAGAGCGTGGGCGACTCCGGCGGAATCGACTACCGCATAGACGACTTCGACAGCATCCGCCTTGCCCCGGTGAATGCCCACCTGCGGGCCCTCATGACTGCCTGCTGGCGCCTGGGCGGCCTGCCGGAGCTGGAGGCGCTGAACCTGCGGGCCTGGGCTCACACCCTCGGCTACCGGGGCCACGTGCTCACCAAATCCCGCCAGTACTCCACCACCTACGGGGCACTGCGTGCGGTCCGGGCCGAATACCAGGGCGGCGGTCCGCTCGCCCTGGAGGAGCAAGAGACCGTTACCGAATCGGCCTGGCGCTTTGTGGGCTCCGGGCACTCTCCGGCCGAAGCGGAAATTGCGCACGGAATAGCGGACGATCTAGCGAACCTACGCGAAATCAGAAGGGACATGATTGCGGAGGGGTGGAAATATGCTGCGTGATGAGTGGGCGGGACATTTCCACTCCGGTCGTAGTGGGGGTCGTCGTCCTGAGGGGCTTAAATGCTGGCGAGTTACGAGTGAACGTGCGGAAGTCGTGGAATGTCTTAGGGAGGCTTTTGGTGGGGAAATTAGGGAGTGTCGGACTGGGGACTCTTTTACGCTGGATCTTCTCACGTGTGCCGAGCGGGTCAATGTCATCCTTACGGATGAGGGGTCCATACGTACAGAAATGGTGATGTGGGGTCCTTCCGGAATACGGCACCACTGTGACGGGGTGCGTTTTCTGTCGCCGGACGAAAAGCGGGGAACGCGCTGTGGGTGCCCAGCAGGTATGGCAGATCGCAGAAACCGTGCAATGGCGGGAAGGGGACCCCAGGTGAGTGCGGAAATAAGCTTCCGTGTGGCTCGGTTCCCTGACTTGGGAGAGTTTCGTTTCCGGTCGAGTTCCTGGCGGCTGATGGAAGCTGCCAATTCTGTAAGGGCTCGTTTTCCTGTCGAAGGAAGCGAGATTATTTGTGATCTCGCATTGGAGCCTGCTGCCTTCGCTTTGCATAGCGGCCTGACTGTCATTGCTGTCGCGCCGTCTATTAAAGTGCCGGTCCCAGATGGATAGGCGTGCATGACTGTTCCATGCGATCAGGTAACGCTGTGAGCCCCCGCCGTGTTTCTTGCCCCTTGGCGTACGGCGGGGGCTCCCTATTGCCCGAGTAGCTGTCGGCGACGTGACGCGTCGGTAGCGTGAGCCCACCCGCTGACTCCGGTCGCTTGGCTGCCTGGCCTTGTCCGGTGTTCACCCGGGCGGGGTGTTTTGGTCTCTACTCCTTGGTGCGACGAGACCCGAGAACGCCCCGGAGACCGATTACACCGATGACCGTTCCTAGGATGAACGAGACGGCGGCAAGGGTCAGATGGACCCATAGGTAGGCCGTAGGCTTACCGTTATCGAACGCGAGTCCGCTGGCGTCCTTGAAGAGGTTGTTAGTGAAGGTGACCCAGATCACCCAGGACCAGGCGCCGAACGCTGCGAGGAACCAGGAGACAGGGCGGGTGAGCTTCATGGGTCGTCCTTCGGGTGGGGCGGTTGGTGCCCTGTCAGTATGTGACTCGCTCCCGGCGAGCCGTCCGTTGGGGGCGGCAGCGGTTGTAGTGGGTTCTTGCGTATGGATCACTTTCGTCAAAAACCTGATCAAGGACGGCAGCGGGCTCGCGTTCGACGACGCGGGTGACCCGACCGCGTACTTCTGGGTGCACTTGCTGCTCGCCGTCGTTTCCTTCGTATTGGGGACGGTTGTGGGGGCCATCGGGTTGCGCGGTCTGCGCGCACTGCGCCGCACGTCATAGCAACTGCGCCGGACGTCACGAGAACTGCGCCGACGTCACAACAATTCGGACCACGAAAGAGGGGGTACGACCGCATGGTGGTCGTCTTCGCGCTCGTCGCACTGGCTGTGCTGAGCGCCCTGGTGGCGGGCAACTGGTATGTGTGGCGAAGACTGTTCCGCGACACGACCCGGGGCCCGGGCCTGGTGCGCCGTGCGGGCGCGGTGCTGGTGGCGGGCGGCTGGGTGCTGGCGATCACGGCGCTCGTCTCGGAACGCACCGGCGCGCCCTTCTGGCTCCAGCAGGTGCTGGGCTGGCCGGGCTTCCTGTGGCTGGCCCTGTGGATCTACCTGACGCTGGCATTGGCGGCGGGTGAGGTCGTACGACCGCTGCTGCGGCGGTTCCTGGAACGGCGGGCGCGGGCCGGGACGGCCGTACAACAGTCCGAGCCGGTCCCGGCGGAAGCCGTCGCGACCGCCGCGGCCACGCCCGCCGCCGCGCAGGGCGCCGACCCCGCAGCCGGGCCGGTGCCGGCATCGGAGTCCGGGCCGGCCGCGGAGCCGGACCCCGAGGCCGCTCCACCGCCCCCGGCCCTCCCCTCCCGCCGCCTCTTCGTCTCCCGAGTCGTGGGCGGTGCCGCGGCCGCCGCGGCCCTCGGAACCGTCGGCTACGGCACATACGGCGTCCTGAACGGCCCGACGGTCAAACGGGTCACCGTCCCGCTGGCCAAGCTCCCGCGCGCGGCGCACGGTTACCGGATCGCGGTGGTCAGCGACATCCACCTGGGCCCGGTCCTCGGCCGGGGCTTCGCCCAGAAGGTCGTCGACACGATCAACTCCACCCAGCCCGACCTCATCGCGGTGGTCGGCGACCTGGTCGACGGCAGCGTGAAGGACCTGAGCCCGGCGGCGGCCCCGCTGGCGGGGCTGACGGCCCGCCACGGCGCGTACTTCGTCACCGGCAACCACGAGTACTTCTCGGGCGCCGAACAGTGGGTCGAGGAGGTACGGCGGCTCGGCATGCGCCCCCTGGAGAACGCCCGCGTCGAAATGGCGCACTTCGACCTCGCCGGCGTCAACGACGTGTCGGGCGAGGACGAGGGACAGGGCCCCGACTACGCCAAGGCCCTCGGCGACCGGGACCGGGCACGCGCGTGCGTGCTCCTCGCCCACCAGCCGGTGCAGATCCACGACGCCGTCGACCACGGCGTCGACCTCCAGCTCTCCGGCCACACCCACGGCGGCCAGCTGTGGCCCGGCAACCTCCTCGCGGCGGCGGCCAATCCGACGGTGGCCGGGCTGGAGCGCTACGGCGACACCCAGCTGTACGTCAGCCGCGGCGCGGGCGCCTGGGGCCCGCCGACCCGGGTCGGCGCGGAGTCGGACATCACGGTGATCGAACTGGCGTCGAGGCAGGCGTGAGCGTGTAATCCCACTCTGTGCGAGCACTGTGAAACCTGGTCGAACCCCCCTTGCGTAAGGTCTTTCCCAAGTCGAACAAAACTCCCTTCCCCCAGGTGAAACACCTGTGTTTAGGTGATCCGCGCCATAAGGGGCGTGGCATATGCGCTGTGGCTCAAAAAGGGCCCTGGGGAGGGCAAACCGATGCGGTCGGTTCGCACACGGATTCTCGCGACACTGCTCGTGCTGGCGGCCGTCGCCGTAGGCGCCTGGCAGTTGTTGCCGTCGCGGAGCGGCAACAGCAGGACGATCACCGTAGGCACGACGGACGCCGTCACGTCGCTCGACCCGGCCGGTGCCTACGACGCCGGCTCCTGGGCGCTGTTCAGCAACGTCTTCCAGTCACTGCTGACCTTCGGTCCGGGCGGCGCCGCCCCCGTGCCCGACGCGGCCGCGAGCTGTGCCTTCGTCGGCAGCCACCTGGAGACCTACCGCTGCGAACTGCGCAAGGGCCTCACCTTCCCGAGCGGCCGCGAGATGACGGCCGAGGACGTGAAGTACTCCTTCGACCGCGTCAAGAAGATCAACTCCGAGGTCGGCCCCGCGTCCCTGCTGGCCACCCTCCGCTCGGTCGACGCCGACGGCCTGACCGTCACCTTCCACCTCTCCTCGCCCGACGCCACGTTCCCCTTCAAGGTGGCCACCGGCGCCGGCTCGATCGTCGATCACACGAAGTACCCGGCGAACGCCCTGCGCACCGGCACCGGCGTCGACGGCACCGGAGCGTACGAACTGACGGCGTACACGAAGGACAAGAAGGCCTCCCTCACCCCCAACACGCACTACAAGGGCGCCGTCGACGACACCGGACAGCCCGTCGAGCTGCGCTACTACGCCGACGCCAACCAGCTCGACAGCGCCTGGAAGGCCGGGCGGGTCGACGTCGCCACCCGCCAGCTGCCGCCCGGGGTCCTCGCCGGACTGAACGCCAGCGACCCGAACCAGCGGGTGTCCGAGGCCGACAGCTCCGAGACCCGCGACCTGTACCTCAACACCCGCGCCGGCTCGCCGCTGCACGACACCCCGGTCCGGCAGGCCATGGCCTGGCTGATCGACCGCGAACGGCTGGCCGCCACCGTCTACGACGGCACGGTCGACCCCCTGTACTCGCTGATCCCGACCGGCATCACCGGCCACACCACGTCGTTCTTCGACCACTACCCCAAGCAGGACCCCAAGAAGGCCCGGGAACTGCTCACCAAGGCAGGCGTGACCCTGCCGGTCCGCTTCACCTACGGTTACGCCAAGGGACGCGGCGCCGGCGCCCCCGAGGCCGCGGAACTCAAGCGGCAACTGGAGGCGAGCGGCCTGTTCAAGGTCACCGTCAAGGCCTACGAGTGGACCGACTTCCAGAAGCGGTGGGCGTCCGGAAAGCTGGACGCGTACGCGGTCGGCTGGGTGGCCGACTATCCGGACGCGGACACCTTCGGCGCGCCGCTCGTCGGCACCGACAGCACCATGAACACCGGCTACAGCAGCAAGACCGTCGATCAGCTGATCCGGACCAGCCAGCAATACCCCGACCGCAGCCAGGCCGCCCGGGATTTCCGCGAGCTGCAGCAGGCCGTCGCCGCCGATGTGCCGGTCATCCCGCTGTGGCAGGCCAAGGAATACGTCGTCAGCAGCGAGGCCGTCGGCGGCGGGCAGTACCTGTCGGACGGCACCGGAGTCTTCCGGCTGTGGCGCCTGACCTGGATCTGACCCGGCCCGACAGGACCGTCACGACCGTACGGCCGCCCGCCCCGGCAGCGTGACCGTCACCGCCAGCCCCTCGCCCGGCGCCGTCCGCACCGACACCTCGCCGCCGTGTGCCCGCACCACCCCCTGCACGATCGCCATGCCGAGCCCGCTGCCCGCACCCCCGCCGGCCCGGAAGAACCGGTCGAAGACCCGGGCCGCGTCCTCCGGGCCGAGCCCCGGCCCCTTGTCCGCGACACACAGCCGTACGACCCCGTCCGCGCGCCGCACGCCCAGCCGTACCGGCGCGTCGGCCGGCGTGTGCGTGTGTACGTTGCCCAGCAGGTTGCCGAGGACCTGCCGCAGCCCGGACTCGTCGCCGTGCACCAGCAGGGAGCCGTCGGCGTCCACGGTGATGGGCCGGTCGGGCTGCTGCACCCGCAGGTCCTCGGCCGCGTCCCGCACCAGGCGGCTGATGTCGACATTGCGGAACCGCAGTTCGGGCTGCTGATCGAGGCGGGCGAGGGTGAGCAGCTCGTCGACGAGCCGCCCCATGCGGTCCGTCTCCGCCAGCACCCGCTCCCAGGCCCGCTTGCGTTCATCGGGGTCGGACAGCATGCCCTTGTCGTACAGCTGGAGGTAGCCGCGTATCGCGGACAGCGGGGTGCGCAGCTCGTGCGAGGCGTCGGCGACGAAGCGGCGCAGCTGGGCCGCGCTGCGCTCGCGCGTGCGGTACGCCGACTCCACCTGATGGAGCATGGAGTTCAGGGCGAGGCGCAACTGCTCGACCTCCAAAGTGGGCTCCTGGCTGGAGGGGACGCGCCGGGTCAGATCCCCCTCGGCGATCGCCGACGAGGTCTCCACCATGTCCTCCAGGGGCCGCATCCGGCGCCGGACGCTGAACATCGTCAGGCAGGCCAGCAGCGCCAGCAGCAGGGACCCGATGGCGAGGTCGAGCTTGATGACCTTGGCGACGCCCTCGTGGAGGCCGTCGGTGGAGGTGGCGAGCAGGATGTACGTGCCGTCGGCGAGCTGGGTCGCCGAGGCGCGGTAGGCCGTGCCGTACAGGCGGACGTCGCGCGGCTCGGGATCCTCGATGAGGGCGCGGGGGTGGTCGACCGCGCCCGCCAGCCCGCGCTGGGCGTCGGTGGGCTGGAAGCCGAGGATGCCGACGGGCTCGCCCCCGCCGTCGACGGCGGCGAAGATCGAGTCCGGCCGCGGCTGTTCCTCCAGAGTCTGAGGGGCCAGCCGGTCGCGCACGAACCCCAGCACGCTCAGCGAGTCGATCTGCCGCAGAGTGAGCTGCGAACCGCCCAGCGAGTCCCGGGTCTTGACGAGCTCCGTGTCGATCTGGTCCAGCAGGTAGTACCGCATGCCCATCACGCTCACGGCGGTCGCGGCGACGATGCCGAGGGCGAGCAGCGCCACGTTCGCCAGCGTGAGCTTGCCGCGCAGCGAGTGGATGCCGCGCTCGCAGCCCAGTGCCCAGGACAGCCGGGGGACCCTCATGCCAGCCCGTACCCCACACCCCGCCGGGTGGTGATCACCGGCGGTCCGAGGCTGTCCAGCTTGCGCCGCAGATAGCTGATGTAGGTCTCGACGACGGTCGACTCGGGCGGGGTGTGCTCGTACTGCCAGACATGGCGCAGGAGTTGCTCCTTGGGCACGATCCGGCCGCCGTTGCGCACCAGGAAGCGCAGCAGGGCGTACTCGGTGGGGGTGAGCTCGACGGAGCGGCCCGCGCGGTGCACCGAGTACGTCGTGTCGTCCAGTTCCAGATCGCCGTAGCGCAGCGGTGGGCGCTGCGGGAGGACGTCGGCCGGGCGGGTGCGGCGCAGCACCGCCGTGATCCGCGCGACGACCTCGTCGATGTTGAACGGCTTGGTGATGTAGTCGTCGCCGAAGCCGAGGGCGCCGACGATCTCGGCGGGCGCGTCGCGCGCGGTGAGGAAGACGAGTGCCAGGTCGGGACGCCTCGCGCGCAGTTCCCGGCCGAGCGCCCGGCCGTCCCCGTCCGGGAGCATGACGTCGAGCAGCGCCGCGTCGGGCCGCGTGCGCTGGACCAGCGCGAGCGCCTCGCGGACGGTGCCCGCCGTCATCACCTCGAACCGGTGGTAGCGCAGGGCGATGGCGAGCACGTCCGCGATGCTCTCCTCGTCCTCCACGACCAGCACGGTGCCTGGAGCCGTCGTCATGCTCCCCAGTATCGGCGCGACCACTGACAGTGGGGCCGGTTCCCGCTTTGGAGTTCCTTGAGAGTCATGCGCGACGCATGTCCACACGCGCGTGCCGCCCCAATTCTGTTGCCCAGGACCTGGGGGACCGACCGACCCGACGACGAAGGGGTTTGAGCGTGGCGACATTGGCACGGTGGTGCTATCGGCACCGGCTGGTGGTCCTGTTGCTGTGGGTGGGGGCACTGTTCGGCCTGGGCGCGGCGAGTTCGACCGCGGGCACGAACTACGCGGACGTCTTCTCCCTGCCCGACACGGACTCCAAGACCGCGTACGACCAGATGAAGAAGGCCTTCCCGGAACGCGCCGGCGACACCGACACGGTGGTGTGGAAGGTCGACGAGGGATCGGTGCGGGACGCCTCCGTACGCTCCCGGATCGAGCCGGCGCTGCGGGAGATCGGCGGCATGAAGGGGGTCGGTGAGGTCGCGAGCCCGTACGGCGCCCGGGGCGCGGCCCAGATCAGTGAGGACGGGCGGATCGCGTACGCCCAGGTCACCTTCGCCGAGCAGGCGAACGCCGTACCCAAGGACCTGATCCAGGACGTCGTCGACACCGCGCAGGGCGCCGGAGGCGACGGCCTTCAGGTCGAGCTGGGCGGCCAGGCCATCACCCGCGTCGAGGAGCCGCCCACCGGCACCGCCGAACTGGTCGGCATCCTCGCGGCGGCCGTCGTACTGTTCCTGGCGTTCGGCTCGCTGTTCGCGATGCTGCTGCCGATCCTGGTGGCGCTGTTCGGCGTCGGCACCGGCATGTTCTCCACGCAGCTGCTCAGCCATGTCACGAACGTGCCCGAACTCGCCTCCCTCCTTTCGACCTTGATCGGCCTCGGCGTGGGCATCGACTACGCCCTGTTCATCGTCACCCGGCACCGCAAGGGCATCCTGCGCGGCATGGACCCGGAGGAGGCGGCGGTCACCGCCCTCAACACCTCCGGCCGGGCCGTGCTGTTCGCGGGCGGCACGGTGTGCATCGCGCTCGCCGGGATGCTGGTGACGAACCTGCGCTTCCTGGACGGTGTCGTGATCGGCACTTCCCTCACGGTCGTGCTGAGCGTGCTCGCCGCCGTCACCCTGCTGCCCGCGCTGCTCGGCCTGCTCGGCCACCGCGTGCTCAGCCGCCGCCAGCGCCGCCGGCTGGCCGCTGCGGGCCCGGAGCCGGAGCGCGCGAGCGGCCTCGCCGCCCGCTGGTCGGCGTCCGTCGAACGCCGTCCGCGTTCGGTCGCCGCCCTGGCCGTCGTCCTGATGGCCGTCCTCGCCCTCCCGCTGCTGTCCCTGCGCCTCGGCACCGTCGACCAGGGCAACAACGAGGAGTCGACGACGACCAGGAAGGCGTACGACCTGCTCGCCGAGGGCTTCGGCCCCGGCTTCAACGGCCCGCTCCAGGTGGTGGTGACCGGCGACCGTACGGACGGCCTGGTCACCTCGATCCGGGACACGGAGGGCGTGGCCCAGGCCGCCGCGGCACCCCCGGCGAACGGCGTCACGGTGATCCAGGTGGTCCCGACCACGTCACCGCAGGCCGAGGAGACGGACCGGCTGATCGACACCCTGCGCGACGACGTCATCCCGGACGCGGGCGTGGAGGCGCACGTGGGCGGCGTGACGGCGGTCTCGAAGGACTTCGCGTCCGTGACGGCCGACCGTCTGCCGCTGTTCATCGCGACGATCATCGGCCTCGGCTTCGTCCTGCTCCTGATCGCCTTCCGCTCGGTCGTCGTACCGCTGACGG
The nucleotide sequence above comes from Streptomyces sp. NL15-2K. Encoded proteins:
- a CDS encoding ABC transporter substrate-binding protein, yielding MRSVRTRILATLLVLAAVAVGAWQLLPSRSGNSRTITVGTTDAVTSLDPAGAYDAGSWALFSNVFQSLLTFGPGGAAPVPDAAASCAFVGSHLETYRCELRKGLTFPSGREMTAEDVKYSFDRVKKINSEVGPASLLATLRSVDADGLTVTFHLSSPDATFPFKVATGAGSIVDHTKYPANALRTGTGVDGTGAYELTAYTKDKKASLTPNTHYKGAVDDTGQPVELRYYADANQLDSAWKAGRVDVATRQLPPGVLAGLNASDPNQRVSEADSSETRDLYLNTRAGSPLHDTPVRQAMAWLIDRERLAATVYDGTVDPLYSLIPTGITGHTTSFFDHYPKQDPKKARELLTKAGVTLPVRFTYGYAKGRGAGAPEAAELKRQLEASGLFKVTVKAYEWTDFQKRWASGKLDAYAVGWVADYPDADTFGAPLVGTDSTMNTGYSSKTVDQLIRTSQQYPDRSQAARDFRELQQAVAADVPVIPLWQAKEYVVSSEAVGGGQYLSDGTGVFRLWRLTWI
- a CDS encoding response regulator transcription factor: MTTAPGTVLVVEDEESIADVLAIALRYHRFEVMTAGTVREALALVQRTRPDAALLDVMLPDGDGRALGRELRARRPDLALVFLTARDAPAEIVGALGFGDDYITKPFNIDEVVARITAVLRRTRPADVLPQRPPLRYGDLELDDTTYSVHRAGRSVELTPTEYALLRFLVRNGGRIVPKEQLLRHVWQYEHTPPESTVVETYISYLRRKLDSLGPPVITTRRGVGYGLA
- a CDS encoding HAMP domain-containing sensor histidine kinase, with protein sequence MRVPRLSWALGCERGIHSLRGKLTLANVALLALGIVAATAVSVMGMRYYLLDQIDTELVKTRDSLGGSQLTLRQIDSLSVLGFVRDRLAPQTLEEQPRPDSIFAAVDGGGEPVGILGFQPTDAQRGLAGAVDHPRALIEDPEPRDVRLYGTAYRASATQLADGTYILLATSTDGLHEGVAKVIKLDLAIGSLLLALLACLTMFSVRRRMRPLEDMVETSSAIAEGDLTRRVPSSQEPTLEVEQLRLALNSMLHQVESAYRTRERSAAQLRRFVADASHELRTPLSAIRGYLQLYDKGMLSDPDERKRAWERVLAETDRMGRLVDELLTLARLDQQPELRFRNVDISRLVRDAAEDLRVQQPDRPITVDADGSLLVHGDESGLRQVLGNLLGNVHTHTPADAPVRLGVRRADGVVRLCVADKGPGLGPEDAARVFDRFFRAGGGAGSGLGMAIVQGVVRAHGGEVSVRTAPGEGLAVTVTLPGRAAVRS
- a CDS encoding replication initiator, giving the protein MYPESDQARRSVLNEAERLRLLSSTERDLIRLVHEPGYSRWLDQIKSIGGCAHPIYLAGHTTTRDALTGEVLRHYDTSAEPGGRMPVRCRNRRETRCEPCSYLHAGDTFHLVRSGLLGGKGITDGVRHHPRLFVTLTAPSFGPVHRASGPDGAVCRPRRDGGVCEHGRSLGCGQKHAETDSTVGQPMCRDCYDYPGHVLWHASAGSLWNRYCHMLRRHLATAAGITQTRLGEHLKISFAKVAEYQRRGAVHFHAVIRLDGPDGPSSPPPLWATTELLSDAVRSAAALVEVHTPYSPATGERIIKWGKQIDVHPIRSDAFTEDSAVTDSAVAAYVAKYVSKSVGDSGGIDYRIDDFDSIRLAPVNAHLRALMTACWRLGGLPELEALNLRAWAHTLGYRGHVLTKSRQYSTTYGALRAVRAEYQGGGPLALEEQETVTESAWRFVGSGHSPAEAEIAHGIADDLANLREIRRDMIAEGWKYAA
- a CDS encoding metallophosphoesterase, with amino-acid sequence MVVVFALVALAVLSALVAGNWYVWRRLFRDTTRGPGLVRRAGAVLVAGGWVLAITALVSERTGAPFWLQQVLGWPGFLWLALWIYLTLALAAGEVVRPLLRRFLERRARAGTAVQQSEPVPAEAVATAAATPAAAQGADPAAGPVPASESGPAAEPDPEAAPPPPALPSRRLFVSRVVGGAAAAAALGTVGYGTYGVLNGPTVKRVTVPLAKLPRAAHGYRIAVVSDIHLGPVLGRGFAQKVVDTINSTQPDLIAVVGDLVDGSVKDLSPAAAPLAGLTARHGAYFVTGNHEYFSGAEQWVEEVRRLGMRPLENARVEMAHFDLAGVNDVSGEDEGQGPDYAKALGDRDRARACVLLAHQPVQIHDAVDHGVDLQLSGHTHGGQLWPGNLLAAAANPTVAGLERYGDTQLYVSRGAGAWGPPTRVGAESDITVIELASRQA
- a CDS encoding MMPL family transporter, which gives rise to MARWCYRHRLVVLLLWVGALFGLGAASSTAGTNYADVFSLPDTDSKTAYDQMKKAFPERAGDTDTVVWKVDEGSVRDASVRSRIEPALREIGGMKGVGEVASPYGARGAAQISEDGRIAYAQVTFAEQANAVPKDLIQDVVDTAQGAGGDGLQVELGGQAITRVEEPPTGTAELVGILAAAVVLFLAFGSLFAMLLPILVALFGVGTGMFSTQLLSHVTNVPELASLLSTLIGLGVGIDYALFIVTRHRKGILRGMDPEEAAVTALNTSGRAVLFAGGTVCIALAGMLVTNLRFLDGVVIGTSLTVVLSVLAAVTLLPALLGLLGHRVLSRRQRRRLAAAGPEPERASGLAARWSASVERRPRSVAALAVVLMAVLALPLLSLRLGTVDQGNNEESTTTRKAYDLLAEGFGPGFNGPLQVVVTGDRTDGLVTSIRDTEGVAQAAAAPPANGVTVIQVVPTTSPQAEETDRLIDTLRDDVIPDAGVEAHVGGVTAVSKDFASVTADRLPLFIATIIGLGFVLLLIAFRSVVVPLTAAVMNLIAAAASFGVLVAIFQWGWGLNLLGLGQEGPIAAFLPIIMLSLLFGLSMDYQVFLVSRMHEEWVHTKDNARAVRVGLAETSRVINSAALIMVCVFMAFVLSGDYGAAMAGVGLAAAVALDAFILRTALVPAAMHLLGNSNWWLPAWLDKRLPHLAVEPKEEASAAGAPAAQGPASVIHGFVRTADGEPVEGAAVALRSKGGRQLDRVVSLADGSYIVSVPAPGTYLLATTATPYGSRARQVLVGDGPLVYDVELADAADVSEGEVDAVN